CTTTACGCGCATCAGATCCACGCAGATCAAGAGGATGAGAACGTGCTAATGGGCAAGGCGCTAGCAGATATCAAAGAGAGCGATTTGCAGGACTTTGCATTTTCAAATTTGAAATTCGACAAAATTTCCAAGCAGCGCGGACATTATCTTATCACCGAATACAAAAAGAGCCTAAAAAACGAGCTTGCAGGCAAGATGCAACTACTTTTTTACGTCTATCTTTTAAAAACGGGCTTAAATTTAAAAGAGGTAAAAGGCAAGCTAATAAGCGGTAAAAAGGTGATTTTAGTGGAGGATAGTAGCGAAAATTTCGCTCTAGTAGAGAAAATTTTAAGCGAGATAAGCGCGCTTGCAAATTTAGAAAAGCCGCCCAAATTTACGCAGGGCAAATTTTGCCAAAACTGCGCATATCACGACTATTGCACTGCTTAGGAGAGAAGATGTATGTGATACTTTTTTACGACATCGCAGGACGCGAGCAAAAAGAGCGAAATAACGCAAATCGTATCAGAAAAGCAGTCGAGAAATTTCTGCCTCGCGTGCAGTTTTCAGTCTATGAGGGTGAGATCCGTGAGAGCGACTTTAAAAAGCTAAGCAAGACGCTGCAAAAAGAGTGCGCTAGCGAGCTTGACTCCATCGTCATCTATACATTTAACTCGCTAAAATACTCCGAGCGCATCGTCATTGGCATAGATAAAAATAGCCCGGTATTTAGCTAAGGAGCAAATATGCAAAAGAGTGACAGGACGCACTTTATACTTAGTCCAGGTAGGCTTTATAGACAAGATAACAATATCTATTTTGAAAAATTTGACGAGACGGGCGAGCGAGCTTCGTGCAGGATCCTGCCGATAAACGCGATCGATGAAATTTACGTGCTAGCAAAAGTGCAGA
Above is a window of Campylobacter concisus DNA encoding:
- the cas2 gene encoding CRISPR-associated endonuclease Cas2, with protein sequence MYVILFYDIAGREQKERNNANRIRKAVEKFLPRVQFSVYEGEIRESDFKKLSKTLQKECASELDSIVIYTFNSLKYSERIVIGIDKNSPVFS
- a CDS encoding CRISPR-associated protein Cas4, yielding MFSKDQITGTLVNYYVTCKREAWLYAHQIHADQEDENVLMGKALADIKESDLQDFAFSNLKFDKISKQRGHYLITEYKKSLKNELAGKMQLLFYVYLLKTGLNLKEVKGKLISGKKVILVEDSSENFALVEKILSEISALANLEKPPKFTQGKFCQNCAYHDYCTA